The genomic interval AGTTATGACATCCTCACTTTCCTGCATAACCTACTGCATGCTGTCATAATCAGGTTTTAATGACAATCTTTCTGCATGGAAGACCCTTTTCCTGAAAATAAAGTAATAGGCTGGGTGTGAGAAAGATTACGTGACCTCTTAAACAGATTAGGTTCTGTAAACCCCTAAATCCTTTAATTGGGGAAAACGCTTAGACACGTGTGGATCAGATACACATACTAGTGCTTGACAAGCACTTTGATCTACAGTAATGGACAGAACTCTAGGCCTGTCTTTTCAATCTTAAATTGCAATGTATACACAACACCAAACCCTTTATTGCAGTCAGCTATGTAGggattgtgtattttatcatcATTTGTCCCACAAAAGATGGTTTAACTAATGTGACTaagattattagattattataacCCTAACAATCTTACAGTCCAGCAAGACTGCAACTACTGCAGTGAATGTTTACATCTCAGTCCGTTATGCAACTCTAAGCTGCACGTGTTAGGCTTACCTTCTTCAGAGGATCCGCACATCATGCCTTTGCCAAGCCCCTTTCCCAGCACCCTATAAAGAGCTAAACTATTCCTTCATGCTATTTCTGCAGTGGCTGTGTCTGAGGAAAGAAGTGGATGTTGGGGGCTCTGGAAATAACAGGTAGCCCTAAACATGCAAAAGATCAAGACCCTTTTCTGTCGCGCTACACCTCCAAAACCGAATTCTTGTCCTACGTGCTGCTCTATCTGGTGAAGATGCCTTTCCCGCCTGTGACAAGACCACGGAGTCTTCCTAGCTCAGGCAAAGAGAAACTTTCAGGACCGTCACCTGTCATTCTGGTCAAGACCGTGGAACAAAGAAGTTCTGTGAAGGAACGGTGCAAGAAAGCCACACCACACAAAAGTAAGCTACCTACCAGTCGAGCCCCTTCTGGCTTGAGGATAGAGGGTAAAAGCACTTGGATTATGACTTCAAGACCCACTGATCCTTTGGGTTCCTCGACACCAACTTCTTCGAAAAGTACTTCTGGCAATAGTACCTCTACAACCAATTTGGCAACAACCTCAGTGAAATCCTCAAGCAAGGAGACGTTTCCGGTTTCAGCAACAAACATTCCCACAAGCTCTTTTAGTCCACAGGCTTCATCAGGATCAGGCCATGGACTGAATAGTGAATCTAACTTCTCTCTCAACTTGACTCCTGAGGCCACCTTGCTCCTGCAGAAACGTAGCCGTGAGAAGCAGCTCCGTGCCATCCGCGGCAACATAACAGCACAACACCAGAAAGACCGTCTGTCTGCCAAGCCAGGTTCTCGATCCAACATTCCACTTTTGAAGATCTCTCTTCTAAACGAGCATCACCGATACGATGACGTGGAATATGAGGAAGATGAAGAGAGTGTGGATCAGAGCGTTCTGCTGAAATGTTCTGAGTGGCTACGAGGGGTCAAGAACGCTTCTGGAGCTACAGTCCTGGGTAGAGTGGACAAAATCAGCTAGAAGAGCATTTAACAGATCGGACACTGCGTGACCTTTTACTTGTGCTGACTTGAGAAAGGTGGTAGTTTTGAGTAGTGGTCGACTGATATGCGTCCTGCAGTGGCTGATGTCCATCCCAGCAACTGAAGAGCTGGGTGCCTTATAGCTGATTTTTACTTGGTTTGAATTGCAGAAAATGGGATGTACATATAATTGCAACACCTACTGTAAACAATTTGAATGTCcaatgtttacatttcacaatgaaAATTTGTTGTCAAGGCTACTGGTATATTTTAGACtggactaaaataaaatgtactgttAATGGACAGAATTATTGGCCAAAGCCATGTTCATAGGTTTGATTCCCAGCGAATgcatgaactaaaactaaaatgcattGCTTGAATGCAATTTAAATCCTATTTGTCAAATGCATTATGTCATGAAGTCACTGGTCTGGCTAACATCTCAGTCTATCACCATTCTTGTGGACACATTGTGCATTACAGGGACTTTGCTGTTACTATAAGTGGCTTAAGGGACATGATTTAGACAGACTTAGCAACTAAAAACATCGCTCACTCGTAGCACTTCTTGATCTCATTAACAGAGAGTTGCTTTCACTTGTAAACAAACAGCAAACACTACGGTTTCTACTACTGAATCAATCCCAAGTAGACATGACAGGAAGTAGAGCTCTCCAACATGTTCCCTCTTGCAAGTTGCTTTAGATTACATTtactaaaatatgaaaaacagtaacattttgcaatattattacaataaaaatcttttaaacactattttaaaatacaatttattcctatgatggatCGATTCAATAAAATCTGGTAGTTTATGTACCGAACTGTTGTAAAAGTTACTGTTTAAATGCTACAActacaattcaattaaaaaaactataaaatgtaactttttggcAAACACACTGACTTGATTatgacatttaaataacatttatggaTGTTATCAAGTGACtgcaaaatgtaaaacaacaagTGGTCTCGTGATAACATCACAGCATTAATTCTGTAGTTAATTTTCTCTGGCAAAGACTAGAAATTGCTATTTGAAGCCAAATGGGCAGTTTGCATGTATTTTACATAGATATACAGTGAGTTAAACATCCCTCCCATTACATCTCATGACGCAGAGAGATCATTTGATTAACAAAGAAGTCTGAATGCAGCATAGCCTCAAAAATAGGTGTGTATCTTAATCTCATTTGTGTAAACCAGAAATTTACAAAAGGGAAAAAACTAAACACCCTCCTCTTAAGTGGAACAAAGCATTCAAACTCAACCACTTTGCTGAAGGACTCCTGACAATCTACTTAACTTTGCACGGTAGGccaattgtatattttaaatacaattattttatattgaaattaaaattacGTAGCTATCATTTAGACATAATTCATCTCTGAGACTTGCACGTAACATTAAAAGAAACATGATCAATGGTATTACAGATGGATGAGCTAGATGAGACTCAGCTGAAGAATCATGTGGACAGTCTGAAGCAGCAGCTACAGTTTAACAGAGAGAAAACATCTGTCACGATTCCAGAGTGAGTTTCAAACCTACAAATCTACTGCTTTGGTTTGTTTCAAAACAGTGATTTCCAACTAGGAGTCTGTAAACCTTAAACAATTGTCATAAAATagtgaagaaataaaaaaaataggtacaaaaaaattataattatctatcttttttaatgcacacttcattattttaatttatatagatggtattcacatataaaatataagcaTCATGTATAAAAATCTGAATACATCTGCTCGGAAAATAtcaaaagtatattatataagtatatttttgtgtgtgtgttaagttcTATACTCCTGCTATACATTTATTTCCAGGTTAACTAAATGGATCGAGGAGAAAATGAACGAGGATCCATTTCTGAATCCAGATGTACTGAAGGACAACCCGTGGGTGGAGTCAAGTAAATGTGTGATAATATAGCGCAGGAGCTGTCACTCATCACTATGGCAGCAGGAGTGACTCCGCCCACAGTCATGGTTACACTGCCCAACTTTGACTAGGACAGACAAACATGCTAATTTAAATCTGCTTTCTTGTTTACGCTTATCATGCCATgacattgtgaaaaaaataataaaaactcttGTTATTTAGTGAAAACGTGTATTTATAAAAGTGTAAGAACTATACAAGgacacaataaaaaacaacaacaaaaagaggaaccggtgctttttctttttcacatatTGTAGATCTGTAGGTTTGTTTTTTAACTTTACAGTACAAGGTTCAGAAAATTTGGGgtttttcatgtattgatttaaGTGGTAAATGAACATGGGCTTCATTCACTTTCTTGACCATTTCACTTTAAAGTAACTCCCGAATGTAAACGTTTCTGCGCACTGTATTTGACACAccttcatttaaataaaaccatatgTCAATGTCACCCACGGCTTTACCAATATGCACCACTCCAGCTCCTTTGCCATCTTCACCTGCAGGAAGGTGAGATCAGTTAATTTTTAGCATTCGGGTTACAGAAGACTTGTATTTTGATCTATTGcataaaagtatgaaaagcatctatctatatctatatctatatctatatctatatattagtgctgggcaacgattaaatgttttaatcatgattaatcaaattgttatgcacaaaaataataatgcattcagaaaagtagtgtattgtgcctactgctatatgaacaaaagtgtaataacatttggttcACAAACAATTTAACAAGTAAAGTGATTTTTACAGTAGTGTTTCTTTTACATAGtagtagttaaaatatttattgtaaccTAAATCTCAActaataacattaatgtaattaaattatttaattattatatataattaaataattatatataaattattcatataCTATTTATCActgacagtggtttgtgaatgctgattCTTAGCCtttgatcgggagcatcccctcctgtgacccatgatttgtctgtatgtttattcagagccagtgagcaatggactttcataataatgaaaaattaaaatgaaataattgttggagttaatcaattaatgcattatatatatatatatatatatatatatatatatatatatatatatatatatatatatatatatatatatatatatatatatatatatatattgttggagttaatcaattaatgcattatatatatatatatatatatatatatatatatatatatagatatagatatagatatagatataaaaacacaaacaacaacaacacacttgGGTACAATGGCTAGACCAAAGAAATCCAATTCAGGCTATAAACATGGAAAGGATAAATAAACAAGTCATCACGTGTGAGCACTTCGACCCTGATCCACTATTAACCCAATTAATCTTGGATTATTATGAAGCATAAGTCAAGCAGTATGAGGATAATCATATAACCTGGTGGCACAGAATCACTGTAAAATGGATAAAGGGGAGAATTTACTAAATACTTCAGAGCAAAAACAATTGGCATTTAAATTAGGTTAcaaataataaactaaactagtaatgcaatatgtaaatattattgtttttttggctcatttgcaatcactttttttattgaatgacAGTATTTCATTTAAAGGTGGACTGCACTTAAGGAAAATAAATTTGGGATTTTTATAGGAGTATAGGAGGTTTAAGGACAGATGTAAAGGATTTAAGATGGTTTAATATAGATGTTTTACCCTGCTTTTCCACAGTCTATTCTCCAGCCTCTGCTGATGGTTCCTGCTGGTCTGTTTCTTCACTTCTGCACTTTATTAACTGCCTCTGCCTGAACACACAGAACAAATACTTTGCAATCTGCACATTCCCGTTTATTAAAACATGATTATCTACAGCTCTGCACATTGTACATTGTATAGTTGTAACCTTTATTAGGGGTTAACATCTATCTAAGTAAGTATACATGACAATATATAAAggattaaatatatgaaatgtttttcacTGCTGTCTAGTGTCCATACTAGATGAAGTCAAGATACAGTTATATTATAGAGGTCTGTCAGTTCAACACCACAAAAAAGTACAACTGTAGTTAAGACAAAACAGTAAACATTTCCAAAGTCATGATATTTCAGTCAAACTGAAAATTATCAAAGTGCATGTAAAAGTACAGTTTACACTACAAATGAATGGTGAAACAAGtgtctgtgacacacacacaactacaaccatacaaaataataataaaaaaaaacacatacttgaAAGCAAAGCATcaaactttcagaaaaaaaaaactcctataACCGAtttaattgtctttttaaaaGTGCATATTTGTgcacaggctgtgtgtgtgtgtgtgtgtgtgtgtgtgtgtgtgtgtgtgtgtgtgtgtgtgtgtgaatttgacCTTGTGGGTTTCTTTCTGCTGGGCTTTCTCCACCCTCCtcatcctctccagttctgtctcCTTGGCAATCAGCTGCTTCACCTGATAAGTTAACTGTCTCCACGAAGGCAAACCCGGAAAATGCACCACATCTTCTACACTATTGTGGAAACACACACAGGTCATTTAATGTACGACAAGTCCATGAAAACAGCTAAATATAATGACAGCATAAACGTttgcataacattttattatactcCAAAGAGAACCCAAACAAGGGAATCTAACGAGGAGGGATATAAATGAAGATGAGATGGTTAAAGAGTGGAAAGCGGGTGACCTCAATAATCCGTCTTACTCAGAAGGTGAAACACTCTTCCAGGAATAGAAGTAAATTAAACAATATGTGCAATACACACAAGCAGATGAAAATCCAAACGCAGGATTAGTTGTGCGGGGTATTCCTGGTCACGTACACAAAGTCATTTCTCTAGGACAGTTGGAGAATGTTCTGTGGAGCAGTATGGAGCAGTTCACAAGTTTGTTTTcacactaaaataaattaattcttcCATTTCGAGAGAACAGGACAGCAATGAAAGGTTGGCAGATACTTCAATATATCTATGCTGCTGATATGACATTGCATCTCacatgaaaacaaaagaagacttcacatatatatatatatatatatatatatatatatatatatatatatatatatatatatatatatatatatatatatatatatatataaatgcttgcTGTGTATTAATTACAAAAGTGAGATGTGATTGTTTCTTCCCTTCAGGCCTGCTCTTGGTTAACAATGCTGAACCATTTCTCCTCAATGCAATGGAAATGCAGTTAGCTTTCACTGTCATTCAACATTTGGCATGGGAATTGTACAATCCTCAGTCTGTCTTGTTATTTTCCAGTGGCATGGCTTCAGTGTGGTTACTCAGCACTTGTTGAAGCAGAGCTCGATAAGAGATGGCAGGAAGATACAGGAAGGCATAAACAAGCAGAAGCAGCAACAGGGCGACCAGCAGAGGAATCCCCCAATCCGAA from Carassius auratus strain Wakin chromosome 26, ASM336829v1, whole genome shotgun sequence carries:
- the LOC113044803 gene encoding proline-rich protein 18, with product MLGALEITGSPKHAKDQDPFLSRYTSKTEFLSYVLLYLVKMPFPPVTRPRSLPSSGKEKLSGPSPVILVKTVEQRSSVKERCKKATPHKSKLPTSRAPSGLRIEGKSTWIMTSRPTDPLGSSTPTSSKSTSGNSTSTTNLATTSVKSSSKETFPVSATNIPTSSFSPQASSGSGHGLNSESNFSLNLTPEATLLLQKRSREKQLRAIRGNITAQHQKDRLSAKPGSRSNIPLLKISLLNEHHRYDDVEYEEDEESVDQSVLLKCSEWLRGVKNASGATVLGRVDKIS
- the gng13a gene encoding guanine nucleotide-binding protein G(I)/G(S)/G(O) subunit gamma-13a yields the protein MDELDETQLKNHVDSLKQQLQFNREKTSVTIPELTKWIEEKMNEDPFLNPDVLKDNPWVESSKCVII